The nucleotide window TAATCAACGCTGTCATGCCGCGCATGCCCTGGTAAACCTGGGCCAGTGTTGTTTGACCAATTACTGTATCACCATGTTCTTTCAGTATTGCTTTAATTTCTTCGCCCAGCTTATCAGCCTGGGCTTTAAACTTTTGTTTCAGCATTTCCATAACACGTAAAAAATTTGTACTTTGATTATTCGGGTAAGCATTCGCGCTAAAGATAAATAAAGGCAAGTGGTTCAGCAAATTATATTACCTATTTAACAGCAATGTAATTACGGGAACGTTTGCGCTGTGTTTTGGCGGTCTTAAAAGTATGAAAAACAATACAGACAAGCCTTCCAGTGTTTCATAAAATGATCAGAAGCGCATGAGTTTACAGACCCCAAACGCGGGGGCTTGCAAAATCATTCCTAAAATATATAACACCTTACATTAAGTCTTAAATTTCATCTATTTTTGGCGGCTGAATGAAAATACTTGACTGGTTCATATTAAAACGTCTGCTGGTAACATTTGTGTTTTGTATGCTATTGTTTACCGTTATTGCTGTTGCGGTGGATAGTAGTGAAAAAACCGACGATTTTGTAAAAACCGGGTTGAGTAACTGGGAGATTTTTAAGCAATATTATGTGGGCTTCATTCCTTTTATATGGAGCTTACTGTTTCCGTTGTTTGTATTTATTGCCGTGATCTTTTTCACCAGTAAAATGGCCATGCGCAGTGAAGTAATTGCCATACTGGCCAGCGGCACTTCTTTCAACCGCTTTCTAAGACCCTACATTATAGGAGGTATATTGCTCGCAATAGTATTATTTATTGGACGCTATTATTTCATACCTAAGGCTAATGTACTGTATACGACTTTTATGCAGCAAAAGCTGGACAAGCATAACCCGCTTAAGAACCGCCAGGAAACCAGCTGCAGTAATTGCTTTTACAAACGTATTGACAGTTCATCTTATATGGGAGTCAAAAATTACAACCCCGAAACACAAATGAGCGGTACCTTTTTTATGGAGCGTGTTAAAAAGGGGAAAGTAATTTATAACCTGCGGGCCGAATCCATTAAATGGGATACCACCAAAAGAAAAAAAAGATGGATGGCCAATAAAGTGGTGGAGCGCTTTGTTGACAGTCTTGGGGAACGGATAAAATTCTATGAAGAGAAGGAAGTAAAGCTCAATATTCTTCCTACAGAATTGATACGCGATGAATACCAAAAAGATAAGCTGACCACTCCCCAGTTAATCGATTTTATAAAAAAAGAACAGCTACGTGGTACGGAAGGATTAAATACCCTGAAGGTGGAACTCTACAAACGGTCAGCCACCCCCTTTACAGTTTTATTGTTAACCTTGATAGGTGCTGTGATTGCCTGCAGGAAGACAAGAGGCGGTAGTGGATTGCACCTGGCTTTGGGCATCCTGATCGCGGCTATATTTATTATTGCCGACCAGTTTTCTACCGTATTTGCCGTGAAAGGGAACTTTTCTCCCTTCCTGGCTGCATGGCTTCCGAATATTGCATTCCTGTTTGTAGCATTACGAT belongs to Niabella yanshanensis and includes:
- a CDS encoding LptF/LptG family permease; this encodes MKILDWFILKRLLVTFVFCMLLFTVIAVAVDSSEKTDDFVKTGLSNWEIFKQYYVGFIPFIWSLLFPLFVFIAVIFFTSKMAMRSEVIAILASGTSFNRFLRPYIIGGILLAIVLFIGRYYFIPKANVLYTTFMQQKLDKHNPLKNRQETSCSNCFYKRIDSSSYMGVKNYNPETQMSGTFFMERVKKGKVIYNLRAESIKWDTTKRKKRWMANKVVERFVDSLGERIKFYEEKEVKLNILPTELIRDEYQKDKLTTPQLIDFIKKEQLRGTEGLNTLKVELYKRSATPFTVLLLTLIGAVIACRKTRGGSGLHLALGILIAAIFIIADQFSTVFAVKGNFSPFLAAWLPNIAFLFVALRLYFTTPK